A single genomic interval of Helianthus annuus cultivar XRQ/B chromosome 6, HanXRQr2.0-SUNRISE, whole genome shotgun sequence harbors:
- the LOC110888745 gene encoding GPI-anchored protein LLG1 → MTNVPKPQGRFWQLTQKFNFPKINNLGESVTPREHYTTTFAGSGCPLLGCLLSYFLSLSPSAAWLKNRTEQNNCVPSSSMKIVISILLLLCCISTCFSSPVSVSDGVLNSDVSIGRNLLQAKKPCPVNFEFMNYTIITSRCKGPRYPADICCQAFKDFACPYSDDLNDLSNECSSTMFSYINLYGSYPPGLFSSLCRDDKVGLICPALAPGAGKNSVAADSNNGNHIHSPIILTLVVGYLIFMFL, encoded by the exons ATGacaaacgtgcccaaacctcagggacgattttggcaattaactcaaaaATTTAATTTCCCAAAAATCAATAATTTGGGTGAATCCGTGACACCGCGTGAACACTATACTACTACCTTTGCTGGATCCGGTTGTCCTTTGCTAGGTTGTCTCctctcctactttctctctctttctccctCTGCTGCATGGTTGAAGAACAGAACAGAACAGAACAATTGTGTTCCTTCTTCAAGTATGAAGATTGTGATCTCGATTCTCCTTTTGCTATGTTGCATCTCCACTTGTTTCTCCTCTCCGGTTTCCGTTTCAG ATGGTGTCCTCAACTCTGATGTTTCAATCGGACGAAATCTTCTTCAGGCCAAGAAAC CTTGCCCAGTAAACTTTGAGTTCATGAATTATACTATCATCACAAGTCGTTGCAAAGGACCTCGATACCCTGCTGATATTTGTTGTCAAGCTTTCAAAGACTTTGCTTGCCCTTATTCTGATGACCTAAACGACTTGTCCAATGAGTGTTCATCAACAATGTTCAGCTACATCAACCTCTACGGAAGCTACCCACCTGGCCTCTTTTCTAGTCTGTGTCGGGATGACAAAGTTGGTCTCATCTGCCCTGCTTTAGCACCAGGAGCAGGCAAGAACAGTGTCGCGGCTGATTCAAACAACGGCAACCACATCCATAGTCCTATTATATTGACGTTGGTTGTGGGATACCTGATATTCATGTTCTTGTGA
- the LOC110891042 gene encoding actin-related protein 8, with protein MAYLLKMILESANRLNSSDYSSNSSSSSDMNSSDASDSDQIIVSSTGDFDRIPLDVFMQILKLLGPKEAAKLTVICKSWKLIVSDNMLWISYLQNQQDPWDSKFFAETNLRSGYPLRTYPSRMQSFMQIYGQRAQVPGAIIIDGGSGYCKFGWSKYDSPSGRAATFLEFGNIESPMYSRFRHFFATIYSRMQVKSTSQPTVVSIPITQYGNTQEDKTARRKLKEAIYSELFDMNVPSVCAVSQATLALFAARRTSGILVNIGFNQTSVVPILHGKIMHQVGVEVLGVGALKLTGYLREQMHQRNLNFSSLYTVRTLKENLCYVAIDYEEELRKDTEASYEVPVEGWYTLKQERFRTGEILFQPRIAGLSDKGLHQAVALCIENCHDAGLTPDDSWFTTVVLAGGTACLPGVVERLDKELHLLLPPAISNGIRVIPPPYGADSAWYGAKLLSNLSTFPDSWCIKKKDFRPKSRRNFLW; from the exons ATGGCGTATTTGTTGAAGATGATTCTGGAATCTGCAAATCGTTTGAATTCGAGTGATTACAGCTCTAATTCAAGCTCATCGTCAGATATGAACAGCTCGGATGCATCGGATTCAGATCAGATTATTGTGTCATCTACTGGTGATTTTGATCGGATTCCTCTGGATGTGTTTATGCAAATTCTGAAATTACTTGGACCTAAAGAGGCTGCTAAGCTTACAGTTATTTGCAAGTCATGGAAATTGATAGTTTCTGATAATATGCTGTGGATATCTTACCTTCAGAATCAGCAGGATCCTTGGGACTCTAAGTTCTTTGCGGAAACTAATTTACGCTCTGGTTATCCTCTTCG GACGTATCCTTCTCGGATGCAATCGTTTATGCAGATTTATGGTCAACGAGCACAGGTTCCGGGAGCTATTATCATTGATG GTGGTTCTGGCTATTGCAAATTTGGTTGGAGCAAGTATGATTCTCCATCTGGGCGTGCTGCAACATTTTTG GAATTTGGAAACATCGAGTCTCCAATGTACTCTAGGTTTCGCCATTTTTTTGCAACTATATATAGCAG GATGCAGGTGAAATCAACTTCACAGCCAACTGTTGTCTCAATTCCAATAACCCAGTATGGAA ATACACAAGAGGATAAAACTGCTAGGAGGAAACTTAAAGAAGCCATCTACTCAGAATTGTTTGATATGAATGTTCCTTCAGTCTGCGCAGTTAGCCAG GCAACTTTAGCTTTGTTTGCAGCAAGAAGAACTTCAGGAATTCTTGTCAATATTGGTTTTAATCAAACATCTGTTGTACCCA TATTACACGGTAAGATAATGCACCAGGTGGGTGTGGAAGTGTTGGGAGTTGGAGCTTTGAAGCTTACTGGATACCTTAGGGAGCAAATGCATCAGAGAAATCTTAATTTCTCTTCATTATACACAGTTCGCACATTGAAAGAG AACCTTTGTTATGTTGCTATTGACTACGAAGAAGAATTAAGGAAGGATACAGAAGCATCGTATGAAGTTCCTGTTGAGGGTTGGTATACTCTCAAGCAAGAGCGTTTCCGAACAGGAGAGATTTTGTTCCAGCCACGCATTGCAGGATT GAGTGATAAGGGTTTGCATCAAGCCGTGGCACTTTGCATCGAAAATTGCCATGACGCCGGATTAACCCCCGATGATTCTTGGTTCACGACTGTTGTCTTGGCTGGAGGCACTGCGTGCTTACCAGGAGTAGTAG AAAGATTGGATAAGGAACTACATCTTCTTCTTCCCCCGGCCATATCCAATGGAATACGTGTGATTCCACCTCCATATGGTGCAGATTCTGCATGGTATGGGGCTAAACTTCTTAGCAAT TTGAGCACCTTCCCAGATTCCTGGTGCATTAAGAAAAAGGATTTCCGACCTAAGTCCAGAAGAAACTTCTTATGGTGA